CATGATCAGTACTTAGTACCTGAGGTTTAGTTTCAGCGTTTTATAGTAATCTCTATGGCTGCAATAGACTAAGAAGTAAGCGTCAAAGTATAAATTGTGTTCCCGTACTGTTTCTAGTTGCTGGCGACAAGCTCGAGCATTCAAAAGGTGTTTCAGGTAAGggcttcttcttctttgtttgtgtgtcttttcatttcttatGGAGCTAAATGTTCGTGTATTTACTCGTGTAACGAAGCGTTTTTATAAATTATATTTGAACGTAAAACGGAAGATAAATGTAAGACAAGTGGGCCCATAAATTGTTTGCGCATACTAAAGATTATATTTTCTGTTGTGAGATATTGATACTCTATGGAATATTTAAGAATCTAAACTGAGTCAACCCTGGTCATGTCAGTATGTAATCAACACTGagtcttttcttattagtATTAATCAAAATATCAGACTCTGATAGAGCTGCTGGCCTCTTCTGGATGTcgttatcattattattactactCTCGAAGCTCTTACCATTATCCAACGAAGGTTCATTGCTAATGTTATCGTCGTTGGTACGCTTCCTGAATTCTTGCTGATGCTGCGGGAAAATAATTGGTTTTACTTCGGCACCTGCCGCTAGCTTCGAAAAAGGTGGAGGAAATACATCGGTATTGTTGTCGGTAATATTAGTAGTTTTGTTCACATTAGTATTAacattaatattatttgatCTAAAGTTATAATTATCCATAGTTCTCCGAGGTAGCAAATCCGCTGAGTCATTATATTTGAAGGAAACACTTGGTATTGACCTCGGAGGTAGGGATGGTACCATTACCTCTGTAGTCGGTTGGCCCACTACGGTAGGACACACATTTAGCGGATATTGCACGTCTATAGATGGTAAATAATTGATAGTGGTGCTGTTGCTAGGAAGAGGGTACTGGTAGTGACTATCAGTGATGGATTGGGAACCCGGGTAGTAATAgggttgctgttgctgtcGCTGAGTACCGTAAATGGATCTCGGAGAGATAGGTGGTATACATCTCGTGTTTGTGATGAACTCTGGTGAGGAATGTACTATTAGAGGCGCTTTTTCGGTCTCTGTCATTATTGGCATATTACCACCAATATTATTGGTTTTTCTGGAAGAAGGATCGCTGTATGATGTAGATGAAGATGCGGAAGACGACGAAgatgcagaagaagaagacgacAACGACGAATACGACGGTTTACGTTGATGCGCACCCGTAGAATGGTGATTCTTATGTGCATGGACCGATTCCCGGTGCTGTTTCAAATTATCGACTCTACTGAAGAATTTCAAACACGCAGGACACTGGAACGGCTTTTCCCCCGTGTGCTTTCTTATGTGACGTGCAAGATGCTCCGCCCTAGTAAAGGACATCGCACAACCATCGTATCCAGTGCATTTAAACGATTTTCTTCGAGCACTTTTGGACCTTTTCGGGGTAGATCCCGCTACATTGTTGGTCGCAAAACTGCCGTTGCTGTCCGGAAGAACACTTACAGCATTACAATTTGTGGTATTTCCCATGTCccgattttttcttatcttaTAACAGTATTCTTATCTgttagtaaaaaaaaaactaagaCTGTAACTCGCACCAGACTCTCCTCTATACATACGTGAATAATGAAGTTATTGCACAATATCGCTGCCAAGAACTCCTGCCTATATCAACACAAGACGAAACTTTACCTCGGAGGGGGCAGCAACATACAATCTGCAAATACAGGCAAAAAGAGTTCATCAAGATTGTTATATAAGGAGGCTGCTGGACCGTTAAGGGGGGAAGCCGTGAAGGAGCAAACAAATCTTTAAAAAGAAggcatttgaaaaaaagagagggGATAATTAAGGCCCTTAGGGGGACTCAAAAGCAACGGAGGATTcgaaatcaaaagaagcCTTCTTCCACCATACTAAGTAATGGCGAACGGCAGCGGCGATCGAGGACGCCCACATTTTAAGGGCACTCACCCATCCTCGCGTGTTTTCTCTCTTCCTTAATTTGGCGCAGGCGATCAAGGGGTGGCTCACACAATAAGTCGCAGGGACCACCTCCGACCG
The DNA window shown above is from Saccharomyces mikatae IFO 1815 strain IFO1815 genome assembly, chromosome: 6 and carries:
- the USV1 gene encoding Usv1p (similar to Saccharomyces cerevisiae RGM1 (YMR182C) and USV1 (YPL230W); ancestral locus Anc_6.256) produces the protein MGNTTNCNAVSVLPDSNGSFATNNVAGSTPKRSKSARRKSFKCTGYDGCAMSFTRAEHLARHIRKHTGEKPFQCPACLKFFSRVDNLKQHRESVHAHKNHHSTGAHQRKPSYSSLSSSSSASSSSSASSSTSYSDPSSRKTNNIGGNMPIMTETEKAPLIVHSSPEFITNTRCIPPISPRSIYGTQRQQQQPYYYPGSQSITDSHYQYPLPSNSTTINYLPSIDVQYPLNVCPTVVGQPTTEVMVPSLPPRSIPSVSFKYNDSADLLPRRTMDNYNFRSNNINVNTNVNKTTNITDNNTDVFPPPFSKLAAGAEVKPIIFPQHQQEFRKRTNDDNISNEPSLDNGKSFESSNNNDNDIQKRPAALSESDILINTNKKRLSVDYILT